The following are encoded together in the bacterium genome:
- the acpS gene encoding holo-[acyl-carrier-protein] synthase: MVLGTGIDLVPVARMGRFRERRGERGLRRLFTPDELAYCLRLAVPERSLAARFAAKEAFFKAIGTGYGREGGGWTEVEVLREPSGRPGIRLHGRAARFAAGRGVRRIHLSLSHTDDVAAAFVVLEG; this comes from the coding sequence GCATGGGACGGTTCAGGGAGCGCCGCGGCGAGCGCGGACTCCGCCGGCTGTTCACGCCCGACGAGCTCGCCTACTGCCTCCGGCTCGCCGTGCCCGAACGCTCGCTCGCCGCGCGCTTCGCCGCCAAGGAGGCGTTCTTCAAGGCGATCGGGACCGGCTACGGCCGGGAGGGCGGCGGCTGGACCGAGGTCGAGGTCCTCCGCGAGCCGTCCGGCCGCCCCGGCATCCGGCTCCACGGCCGCGCCGCCCGGTTCGCCGCCGGGCGCGGCGTCCGGCGCATCCACCTGTCTCTCTCCCACACCGACGACGTGGCCGCCGCGTTCGTCGTGCTGGAGGGGTGA